The following DNA comes from Kaistia sp. 32K.
GAGCCGATCCTGGTCATCGACGCTCCTGCCACCGCTCGACTATCTGATCCGGAACGAGCCTCGCCCGGGCGTCGGATCGATGACCGCGACCGTTCGTCGAATGCTCCCCGCGAGCTGGTGCTGATCTCGCCGAAACAGGTGAGGGAAAGGCCGCTCAAGCGCTGACAATCGGCGCCGCGCCGTCAGCTTCCAGAAGTCCATGGGCCTGCAGGCGGCGGGCGGCGGCCAACAAATCCGCGAACGGCAGATCCGCGCGCTCGGCGATTTCGAATAGGGATGTCTGGCCATCGGCACCGCTCAACACCCAGAGCATCGCCAGATTGCTCGCCGCGCCGGCGCCGCCCGGGGATTCACGCTCGAAGAGTCCATGCCGCCCCAATTGCGGCTCGCCATGCATGCAGGTGCTTCGCGGCCGGAAGTCCTGCTCCAGGACGTCGAGGATGTCGCCAATCATCCGATAGGATGAAGCGAGATGCTCCGGCCGCACGAATTCGAGATTGTCGGCCGAGGTGTGATATTCGGGAAAGGTCCCGAACAGGCTGCGCTGGAACACGCCGACCGGCAGATCGAAACCGGGCGAACCATATTGCCGCTCGTCATAGCCGATCGGGCTGAAGTCGAGCACAACCGGCGATCGGGCCGCGTGGCGCAGCACATGGGCGGCGACGCGATCGATGAATGCATTTCCCCGCCGGCTCTTCTTGTAGGTGGGTCCGCCACCGTCGCCGACACAGGTAACGACCAGGCCGTGCTTGACGCGGCTTGTCTCGTGCTGATTGCGGGCGAGCCAGGCTATGGCGCCGATGGTCGTCGGAGCGAAGACGAAGCGATAGCTGTAGCGCGTCTGCATTCTGGAAATCCGCTTGCCCAGCAGAGCGAGCAGCGCCAGTCCCGAGCAATTGTCGTTGGCGAGCGAGGGATGACAGATATGCGCCGACAGCAGCACCTCGTCCTCCAGCGCCCCGCGATGCAGGTATTCGCCATAGCTCAGGCTGCCGTCATCATGGCTGGCGTCGATGACCACTT
Coding sequences within:
- a CDS encoding DUF4910 domain-containing protein, producing the protein MTSRLEDLSPPGALLGAVNAEAIGVEIYGLIAELFPICRSVAGDGVRETLRRMQRAIPLTIHEVPTGTQVFDWTIPREWNIREAYIRNEAGERVVDFRHNNLHVMNYSVAVRATLELAELRKHIFTLPEQPDVIPYRKSYYEPAWGFCMTHRAMLALPEGRYEVVIDASHDDGSLSYGEYLHRGALEDEVLLSAHICHPSLANDNCSGLALLALLGKRISRMQTRYSYRFVFAPTTIGAIAWLARNQHETSRVKHGLVVTCVGDGGGPTYKKSRRGNAFIDRVAAHVLRHAARSPVVLDFSPIGYDERQYGSPGFDLPVGVFQRSLFGTFPEYHTSADNLEFVRPEHLASSYRMIGDILDVLEQDFRPRSTCMHGEPQLGRHGLFERESPGGAGAASNLAMLWVLSGADGQTSLFEIAERADLPFADLLAAARRLQAHGLLEADGAAPIVSA